A stretch of the Planktothricoides raciborskii GIHE-MW2 genome encodes the following:
- the groES gene encoding co-chaperone GroES, giving the protein MAVSINISTVQPLGDRVFVKISASEEKTAGGILLPDTAKEKPQLGEVVAVGSGKVDKNGKRIPLDVKIGDKVLYSKYAGTDIKMGNEEYILLTERDILATVA; this is encoded by the coding sequence ATGGCCGTTAGCATCAATATTTCCACGGTTCAACCGCTCGGCGATCGCGTATTTGTGAAAATCAGCGCTTCTGAAGAAAAAACCGCCGGAGGAATTCTGTTGCCTGATACCGCCAAAGAGAAACCACAACTCGGAGAAGTCGTCGCGGTGGGTTCTGGAAAAGTTGATAAAAATGGTAAGCGCATTCCCCTTGATGTCAAAATTGGGGATAAAGTTCTCTATTCTAAGTACGCGGGTACTGACATAAAAATGGGCAATGAAGAATATATTTTGTTGACTGAAAGAGATATTTTAGCAACGGTTGCTTAG